From a region of the Polyodon spathula isolate WHYD16114869_AA chromosome 31, ASM1765450v1, whole genome shotgun sequence genome:
- the LOC121303202 gene encoding zinc finger protein 703-B-like yields MNVSPCGYTESNDDEGCICNCKSNSAGSFFSPGKDLKNSAPVSPLFPQDPVRQAKRLPIRVLKMLSAHTGHLLHPEYLQPLTSAPISIELDAKKSPLALLAQTCSQIGKPDPPPSSKLNTVTSSGVSDKDSANNSRPSHSSSKHGAGDHHQTVDDKSSFKPYAKAGGESRKEGANSGNGDGSKASYRLPGGACPAFPPHSSPNSRAGSPQQQLQGHTPHEAKQGGDLVSLDKKDQQELSGSAEAQLANSSHARASANSSNASSQCSPHHGGSDAGKAEPPPPQQHGHAALGSGHVAPVSPYKPGHSVYPLPPSSMGYHGSIVGAYAGYPTHYGLDHTKSSLVGGQLGVPGKHPSSSPLTAASPPSFMQGLCRDPYCLTYPSNCASCVHDHSSTLKSGYPLVYPTHPLHSLHASPLTSSATPTLSGHPLYTYGFMLQNDPAPHICNWVSASGPCDKRFASSEELLAHLRTHTALPGADKLLAGYPGASCHLHLPSTSPGSPTALPGTFSLRSPHSLGLSRYHPYSKSHLPASGLPVHTLQPAPYYSPYALYSQRLTSASALGYQ; encoded by the exons ATGAACGTTTCTCCTTGCGGATATACTGAAAGCAACGACGACGAAGGTTGCATCTGTAACTGCAAAAGCAACAGCGCCGGTTCCTTCTTCTCTCCCGGGAAAGATCTCAAGAATTCGGCTCCGGTTTCTCCGCTGTTTCCGCAGGATCCCGTCAGACAGGCGAAGCGCCTGCCGATCCGGGTTTTGAAGATGCTGAGTGCGCATACCGGACACTTACTGCACCCGGAGTACCTACAGCCGCTGACATCCGCCCCGATCAGCATTGAG ttggatGCTAAGAAGAGTCCGTTGGCCCTGCTGGCGCAGACCTGCTCCCAGATCGGCAAGCCGGATCCCCCGCCTTCCTCCAAGCTAAACACGGTGACTTCCAGCGGCGTCAGCGACAAGGACTCTGCTAATAACAGCAGACCGTCCCATTCCAGCTCGAAACACGGCGCCGGCGACCACCACCAGACCGTCGACGACAAGTCAAGCTTCAAACCTTACGCCAAAGCCGGGGGGGAGTCGAGGAAGGAAGGCGCAAACTCTGGGAACGGAGACGGCAGCAAAGCGAGCTACCGGCTGCCCGGCGGCGCTTGCCCGGCTTTCCCCCCGCACTCCTCCCCGAATTCCAGAGCAGGCTCCccgcagcagcagctgcaaggaCACACGCCGCACGAAGCGAAACAGGGCGGCGATTTAGTCAGCCTGGATAAAAAGGACCAGCAGGAACTCTCCGGCTCTGCGGAAGCCCAGCTGGCAAACTCCAGCCACGCCCGGGCCAGCGCCAACTCCAGCAACGCCAGCTCCCAGTGCAGCCCGCACCACGGCGGCAGCGACGCGGGGAAAgcggagccgccgccgccgcagCAGCACGGGCACGCCGCGTTGGGCTCCGGCCACGTCGCGCCGGTGTCCCCTTACAAACCGGGCCACTCCGTGTACCCGCTGCCGCCTTCCAGCATGGGATACCACGGCTCCATCGTCGGGGCTTACGCCGGCTACCCCACACATTACGGTTTGGATCATACCAAGTCCAGCCTGGTCGGGGGACAGCTCGGGGTGCCTGGAAAACACCCGAGCTCCAGCCCACTGACGGCCGCCTCTCCCCCATCTTTCATGCAAGGATTATGCCGGGACCCTTACTGTCTGACGTACCCCAGCAACTGCGCGTCCTGCGTGCACGACCACTCCTCCACGCTGAAATCGGGGTACCCCCTGGTGTACCCCACCCACCCTTTGCACTCCCTCCACGCCTCCCCCCTCACCTCCAGCGCTACACCCACCCTGTCGGGGCACCCGCTCTACACCTACGGCTTCATGCTGCAGAACGACCCGGCGCCGCACATATGCAACTGGGTGTCGGCCAGCGGACCGTGCGATAAGCGCTTCGCCTCTTCCGAGGAGCTGCTGGCGCACCTCCGAACCCACACAGCCCTCCCCGGGGCGGACAAGCTGCTGGCGGGGTACCCTGGCGCCTCGTGTCACCTCCACCTCCCTTCTACGAGCCCGGGTAGCCCGACCGCTTTACCCGGTACCTTCTCTTTGAGAAGCCCGCACAGCCTGGGACTGAGCCGGTACCACCCTTACAGCAAGAGCCATCTGCCCGCCAGCGGGCTGCCTGTGCACACGCTGCAGCCCGCGCCTTACTACTCTCCCTACGCCCTCTACAGCCAGAGGCTGACGTCAGCTTCTGCGTTAGGATATCAGTAG